A single genomic interval of Sinorhizobium garamanticum harbors:
- a CDS encoding cupin domain-containing protein, with protein sequence MHEIFCANAIDWNGVKYRTILSTKATDGKLSIVDSLSPIGSGPPRHVHEAEDEVFVILTGRCKFWLEGEEFMRGPGEAVFIPRGSEHTFQVIGDISCRHLVTLTPGGFEEFFAEMAAGQFSIPDDMPAIVEAAGRHNLRFTGPPLDVN encoded by the coding sequence ATGCACGAGATCTTTTGCGCCAATGCCATCGATTGGAATGGCGTCAAATACAGGACAATTCTGTCCACCAAGGCGACCGACGGCAAACTGTCGATCGTTGACAGCCTCTCTCCGATCGGAAGCGGACCTCCGCGGCACGTCCACGAGGCGGAAGACGAGGTTTTCGTGATCCTCACGGGCCGGTGCAAATTCTGGCTGGAAGGCGAAGAGTTCATGCGAGGACCGGGAGAGGCGGTATTTATCCCGCGCGGATCGGAGCACACCTTTCAGGTCATCGGAGATATTTCCTGCCGCCATCTCGTGACCCTGACGCCCGGCGGCTTCGAGGAGTTCTTCGCGGAAATGGCGGCGGGCCAGTTCTCCATTCCCGACGATATGCCGGCAATCGTGGAGGCCGCAGGTCGGCACAATCTGCGGTTCACCGGGCCGCCGCTGGATGTGAACTGA
- a CDS encoding multidrug effflux MFS transporter, with amino-acid sequence MSSVSERSSIPQKAEHGDGLSGAARIRMGIAEFIVTIALMTASVALAIDSMLPALQSIGQSFDLANANDAQLVIGIFLLGFGLSQIFFGSLSDAFGRRIVLFGGLAFFTLTSFTASQASSFEALLVMRFVQGIGAAAIRITTMAIVRDCFGGREMARVMSYVMIVFMIIPIVAPFLGQLVLASASWHWIFILIGGIGAVLFTWALTRMKESLPVEERLPLSVGAVLSGFRTVLTNRITCGYMIGLTLFSAVICAYIVSVQQVFGEVYGLGDWLPIAFAGTAGGIAVANFANGFFVRSFGMRRISHAAMILFTSLASIGFVLSLAGTPAFVISYLLFSILLMFFAVIATNFTAISLEPMGHVAGTATAITGFVSTTGGTLLGAAVGQLFNGTLQPLFGGFALFGLFTILATLWAENGKLFTHPGDKDMAHEHGGHV; translated from the coding sequence ATGTCTTCCGTCTCAGAACGATCCTCCATCCCTCAAAAAGCCGAACATGGCGATGGGCTTTCGGGCGCGGCACGCATCCGTATGGGCATCGCCGAGTTCATCGTGACAATCGCGCTCATGACCGCCAGCGTCGCGCTCGCAATCGACAGTATGCTGCCCGCGCTTCAAAGCATCGGCCAGTCGTTCGACCTTGCGAATGCGAACGACGCGCAGCTCGTCATCGGCATCTTCCTGCTTGGATTCGGCCTCTCGCAGATCTTCTTCGGTAGCCTTTCCGATGCCTTCGGTCGACGCATCGTTCTGTTCGGCGGCCTGGCCTTCTTCACGCTCACCTCATTCACGGCGTCGCAGGCCTCAAGTTTCGAAGCGCTGCTTGTGATGCGCTTCGTCCAGGGGATCGGAGCTGCCGCCATCCGCATCACGACGATGGCAATCGTGCGCGATTGTTTCGGTGGCCGCGAGATGGCACGAGTCATGTCTTACGTGATGATCGTCTTCATGATCATCCCGATCGTCGCTCCTTTCCTTGGCCAACTTGTGCTCGCCTCTGCGAGTTGGCACTGGATCTTCATCCTGATTGGCGGCATTGGGGCAGTCCTCTTCACCTGGGCGCTGACCCGGATGAAGGAGTCTCTGCCGGTAGAGGAGCGTCTGCCGCTTTCGGTCGGCGCCGTCCTCTCCGGATTCCGCACGGTACTGACGAACCGCATAACCTGCGGCTATATGATCGGCCTTACGCTCTTCTCCGCCGTGATCTGTGCCTACATCGTCAGTGTTCAGCAGGTCTTCGGGGAGGTCTATGGTCTTGGCGATTGGCTGCCGATCGCCTTTGCAGGGACCGCTGGCGGTATTGCAGTCGCCAACTTCGCCAACGGCTTCTTCGTCCGCAGCTTCGGTATGCGCCGCATCTCACATGCGGCGATGATCCTCTTCACGTCGCTGGCGTCGATCGGTTTCGTGCTGTCGCTCGCAGGCACGCCCGCCTTCGTCATCAGCTATCTGCTTTTCTCGATACTGCTGATGTTCTTCGCCGTCATCGCCACGAACTTCACCGCCATCAGCCTTGAGCCGATGGGACACGTTGCGGGGACGGCAACCGCGATTACCGGCTTCGTTTCGACGACGGGCGGCACGCTACTCGGCGCCGCCGTTGGCCAGCTCTTCAATGGTACGCTGCAGCCCTTGTTCGGTGGCTTTGCGCTGTTCGGCCTGTTCACCATTCTCGCCACGCTCTGGGCAGAGAACGGCAAGCTCTTCACGCATCCCGGTGACAAGGACATGGCGCACGAGCACGGCGGCCACGTCTAG
- a CDS encoding multidrug effflux MFS transporter: MTRPIDQTATLSGLTKFQFIALMAMLMSINAVSIDIMLPGLQEIGASLGVADENDRQFVITAYLIGMGFAQLFFGPLSDRFGRKGPLLGGLALYGLCALAIVFVPTFAALLFFRFVQGVGAAATRVITVSVVRDVYGGRQMAEIMSLVMMVFMTVPIVAPSIGQLIMLFSEWHMIFVVIALFAVAIAVPVAFRLQETLAPANRRAFTSTVILDGFRIVLTNRLALFYTLATAALLGGLFGFVNSAQQILVGIYGLGIWFPAVFAAFAGMMAVASFTNSRLVQRFGMRTLSHAALLGFTLASFVWVSLSLMGPLPLPLFIILQAATMFQFGLIAANFNAMAMEPLGHVAGTASSVLGFTQTIGGGIIGAFIGQAFDGTVTPLAAGFFIVAVFALAFVLIAEGGRLFKPHNPAG, from the coding sequence ATGACGAGGCCCATTGATCAGACCGCCACCCTCTCGGGACTGACGAAGTTCCAGTTCATTGCGCTGATGGCAATGCTGATGTCGATCAACGCGGTCTCCATCGACATCATGCTGCCGGGCCTGCAGGAGATTGGTGCGAGTCTCGGCGTAGCCGACGAAAACGACCGGCAGTTTGTCATCACGGCCTACCTCATCGGCATGGGCTTCGCGCAACTGTTCTTCGGCCCACTTTCCGACCGCTTCGGGCGAAAGGGGCCGCTGCTGGGTGGGCTCGCCTTGTACGGCCTCTGCGCGCTTGCAATCGTGTTCGTGCCGACCTTCGCTGCGCTCCTTTTCTTTCGCTTCGTGCAGGGTGTGGGCGCGGCCGCAACCCGCGTCATCACCGTTTCCGTCGTGCGTGACGTGTATGGCGGCCGCCAGATGGCGGAGATCATGTCGCTGGTCATGATGGTGTTCATGACCGTTCCGATCGTCGCGCCGAGCATCGGTCAGTTGATCATGCTCTTTTCGGAATGGCACATGATCTTCGTCGTGATCGCGCTGTTCGCAGTAGCCATCGCCGTACCTGTAGCCTTTCGGCTTCAGGAGACGCTGGCACCGGCCAATCGACGCGCCTTCACGTCTACAGTGATACTGGACGGCTTCCGCATCGTGCTGACGAACCGGTTGGCGCTCTTTTACACGCTGGCGACAGCCGCCCTCCTCGGCGGCCTCTTCGGCTTCGTCAATTCGGCCCAACAGATCCTCGTGGGCATATACGGGCTCGGCATCTGGTTCCCGGCGGTTTTCGCAGCCTTCGCCGGAATGATGGCGGTCGCGTCCTTCACCAATTCGCGCCTCGTCCAGCGATTTGGCATGCGGACGCTGTCGCACGCGGCACTTCTCGGTTTCACTCTGGCAAGCTTCGTCTGGGTGTCCCTGTCGCTGATGGGGCCGCTGCCGCTGCCGCTCTTCATCATTCTGCAAGCCGCGACGATGTTCCAGTTCGGCCTGATCGCGGCGAATTTCAACGCCATGGCGATGGAGCCACTTGGCCATGTAGCCGGAACGGCCTCCTCTGTGCTGGGCTTCACGCAGACGATCGGCGGCGGGATCATCGGTGCATTTATCGGCCAGGCCTTCGACGGCACCGTGACGCCGCTTGCCGCCGGATTTTTCATTGTCGCCGTTTTCGCCCTCGCCTTCGTGCTGATCGCCGAGGGCGGCCGGCTCTTCAAACCGCACAATCCGGCGGGGTAG
- the grxD gene encoding Grx4 family monothiol glutaredoxin, whose translation MSGIHDFIDNEVKTNDVVLFMKGTPQFPQCGFSGQVVQILDYIGVDYKGINVLADADLRQGIKDYSNWPTIPQLYVKGEFVGGCDIVREMFQAGELQSHLQGQGISVKGAA comes from the coding sequence ATGAGCGGAATTCACGATTTCATCGATAACGAAGTCAAGACGAACGACGTCGTTCTCTTCATGAAGGGCACGCCGCAGTTTCCGCAGTGTGGCTTCTCCGGCCAGGTTGTCCAGATCCTCGATTATATCGGCGTCGACTATAAGGGCATCAATGTGCTCGCGGATGCGGATCTTCGCCAGGGCATTAAGGACTACTCCAATTGGCCGACCATTCCGCAGCTTTATGTGAAGGGCGAATTTGTCGGCGGCTGTGACATCGTACGGGAGATGTTCCAGGCCGGCGAATTGCAGTCGCATCTTCAGGGACAAGGTATTTCTGTGAAGGGTGCCGCCTGA
- a CDS encoding BolA family protein, translating into MPMTPGDIEDLIKAGIPGAKVTIRDLAGDGDHYAAEVVAEAFRGKTRVQQHQMVYNALKGNMGGVLHALALQTSAPE; encoded by the coding sequence ATGCCCATGACACCAGGCGATATCGAAGACTTGATCAAGGCCGGGATCCCCGGTGCAAAGGTCACGATCCGCGATTTGGCCGGTGACGGCGACCACTATGCCGCCGAAGTCGTGGCTGAAGCGTTTCGCGGCAAGACCCGCGTGCAGCAGCACCAGATGGTCTACAACGCATTGAAGGGCAATATGGGTGGCGTGCTTCACGCACTCGCTCTCCAGACCAGCGCGCCGGAGTGA